Genomic DNA from Ilyobacter polytropus DSM 2926:
TTCAGAGAGGGATTCCCTGTGCTGCACGGCCTTAATATAGGGGGAAAATAAATGAAACTTTTTGAAGAAACCTTGAGAAGTATAGGGGGTCTAGATAAAGATGCCGTAAAAAGGGCTCAGGCTAGGCTAGATTCTAGAATGAAACCTAAAGGGAGTCTAGGGAAACTTGAAAGGATAGCAGTACAGTTTGCTGGTATTACTGGAAAAGTTTTTAATAAAGCCGACAGAAGATGTCATATAGTGGCATCAGCAGACAACGGTGTCATAGAAGAGGGAGTTTCGTCATGTCCTTTGGAATTCACAGAAATAGTATCTGAGGCTATGCTAAATGAGATAGCAGCCATAGGTATACTGTGCAAATCTATAGGGGTTGACTTTAAATTGATAGATATAGGTATAAAAGGTGGTATAAAAAGAGACTATCCAAATTTACACATAGAAAAAGTGAAAAATGGGACGGCCAATCTGAGAAATGAACCTGCTATGACCAGGGAAGAGTGTATAGAGGCTATAGAAACAGGTATTAGGACAATAAATAATCTAAAGGATAATTATGATATATTTTCTAACGGTGAGATGGGAATAGCCAATACAACTACTAGTTCTGCAGTGCTTTATGCACTAACAGGTGAAGACATAGAACTTATAGTTGGAAGAGGAGGAGGCCTTAGTGACGAGGGGCTTCTCAAAAAAAAGAGAGTTATAAAAGAGGCTTGTGAACTGCACAAAGTAATGGAAATAGACCCTGTAGATGTAGTTGCAAAGGTTGGTGGACTAGATATAGCCTGTATGACAGGGATGTATCTAGGGGCCGCAGCAGCAAAAAAACCGATGTTGGTTGATGGATTTATATCTGGAGTAGCAGCTCTGGCTGCCTCTAAGATAGCTCCTCTTTCAAGAGACTATATGATAGCTACTCATAAAAGCGAAGAGCCTGGAATGAAAGTTTTACTAGATAGCTTGGAACTTGATGCTATGCTTCATATGGATATGAGACTCGGTGAGGGAACCGGAGCAGTTCTTGCTTATCCTGTAATAACGGGAGCCCTGGAAATTATAAAGAAAATGAAAAAAGTCGATGAAGTGTATGAACTTTTTGCCTAAAAAAATCCCTGCCTAAGCGGGGATTTTTGACAAAATGACGTTTTAAAGTATATAATTGATGGAATTCTTTTATAAGGTGATGGTCTATGAAAGAGACAATAGGGCACAGGAAAAGACTCAGAGAAAAGTATATAAAAGGTGGGTATGATTCCTTTTTAGACTATGAAAAACTTGAACTGCTTTTGACATATAGCATAGTTAGAAAAGATGTAAAACCTGTTGCAAAGGAACTTTTAAAAAGATTTAAAACATTGGAAGGTGTTATGAAGGCTCCTTTTGATGAACTTTTTAAAGTAGATGGCTTAGGAGAGGGAAGTGTAGTTTTTTTGAAACTTATCTCAGAGACATCTAAAGATATATTTAAAGGTTCCTATTCGAAAAAAGACGTCACTACCATATCTGGGACCAGAGACCTTTTGGCTTTTTTGAGAAATGACATAGGATTTTCTCCTATAGAGGAGTTTAAAGTTATTTTTCTTGATACTGCTAATAATCTTCTTTGTGAGGAAACCCTGTTTAAAGGGACTATTGACAGAAGTGGTGTATATCCTAGAAACATAGTAGAAAAAGTCTTAAAACATGGAGCCAAATCCGTAATTTTTGCACATAACCATCCCTCTGGGAATTTGAACCCTTCTAAGGCGGATATAGATTTTACGGACAAGATAACAAAAGTATTAAATGCCATTGAGATAAGGGTATTAGACCATATGATAATAACTAGAGACTCTTATTTTAGTTTTTTGGAAAAGGGACTCATTTAATTGGGAGGATAGAATGAAAAAGGATGTAGATGTCAAAAATAAAAAAATAAATTCAGAGGAAACAAAGCCCTCAGAGGCAAAAGAAGAACATGAGAAAAAAACCTATAAAGTATTAGGAGTTATATTTGAAGTCACAAAAAAAAGATATTATTTCGAGGTGACAGATAATACTGAATATAAAAAAGGCGATAAAGTCGTTGTAGATACTGCCAGAGGTAGAGAATTAGGGGCTGTCTATGCTGAGGCTAGGGAACTTCCGGAAAAAGAACTTGTACTTCCACTTAAGCCTGTAATTAAAAAAGCATCAGAAGAGGAGTTGGAAAGATACAACAATTTAAGAGATGAATCCGAAGCAGCTTATCTAGTGTGTAAGGTAAAAATAGCAGAACATAAATTACCAATGAAGATTGTTGCTTCAGAGTTTACTTTTGACAAGTCAAAACTTATATTTTATTTTACGGCAGAGGGAAGAATAGATTTTAGAGAACTGGTAAAGGATCTTGCAACTATATTTAAACTTCGAATAGAGCTAAGACAGATCGGTGTCAGAGATGAAGCTAGAATCCTTGGAAGTATAGGTATCTGCGGAAAGGAACTTTGCTGCAGAACATTTATAAATAAGTTTGATTCGGTATCAATAAAAATGGCCAGAGATCAGGGGCTTGTAATAAACCCTTCGAAAATATCAGGGGCCTGCGGAAGACTGCTATGCTGTATAAAATATGAGCACAGTCAATATGCAGATGCTTTAAAGAGTTTCCCAGCAGTAAATCAGACAGTAGGAACTGAAGATGGAGACGGTAGAGTAGTAGGAGTAAATCCGTTAAATGGTTATCTTTATGTGGATATACCTACTAAAGGCATGATGAGAAAAGATTTAGTGGATATAAAGTTTAATAAAAGAGAGGCTAGAAAACTTCAGAATAAAACCAGTGCCGAAGAGCGTAAATTGAAAGGGTTAGAGAAGGAGTAATGATTCTACCAGATGAAGATATAACCATTTTAGGTGAAGTGGAAAGGGATATAATCCAAAAGAAAAATGGATTTAGATTTTCTATAGATGCCGTGATATTGGCAGATTTTTTTAAGGGGAAGAAATTAGGGAAATTACTGGAAATAGGTACAGGTACAGGTATAATTTCCATACTGCTTTCAGACAGGGAAGAGATAGAAAAAATAACTGCCCTTGAGGTGCAGGCTGAAATGGCGGAGTTAGCTGAAAGAAACGTGAAAAGAAACTCTCTGGAAAAACGTATAGAAGTAGTTTTAGGAGATGTAAAAGAGATGAAAGCTGGGAATGTTTATGATTATGTTATAAGTAATCCCCCCTATATGCCTTTAGACGGAAAAAAGATAAATTTACATGACAACAAGGCCCTGTCTAGGCATGAAATAAATCTTAACCTGGAAGAATTGATAAAAAATGCAAAAAGACTTTTAAAGCCAAGAGGTCAGTTTTTCATGGTCCATAGGACTTATAGATTTGCAGAAATATCAACGGTTCTTGAAAGAGAAGGATTTTCCATAAAAAGGGTTAGATTTGTGTATTCTGATCATAAGAGTAGTTCCAATTTGGTGCTTATAGAGGCATCTAAGGGGAGAAAAGAAATATTAGAAGTAGAAAAGCCATTATATTTGAACAATTAAGAGAGATCGTTTTTAACGGTCTTTTTTTTTATAGAAATTTCAAGAAATAATTCTTTGTAATCTATAGATTTATAAGGGGTTGGAGAAGAGTATTTTCTATAATATTAAAAATATATTTTTTAAATCATTTTGAGTTAAAAAATGTATGATTCTAAGGTGAAATCTAATTGACTTTTATCAGGAAAAGAAATAAAATACCTTACTAAATAGCCATTTTACAAGGTTAAAATAGATTTTTATAAGTTTTATTTGAATTGCATTTAGAAAATATCCTGAAAAAATAGTTTATTTCAGAGTTTTCAATAACTTTCAGCTTTTATAAGGAAGGGGCTCCTGACAAAAGCTGGGAGGGTTTAAAAATATAGTGTGTTTGTAAAA
This window encodes:
- a CDS encoding tRNA1(Val) (adenine(37)-N6)-methyltransferase, translated to MILPDEDITILGEVERDIIQKKNGFRFSIDAVILADFFKGKKLGKLLEIGTGTGIISILLSDREEIEKITALEVQAEMAELAERNVKRNSLEKRIEVVLGDVKEMKAGNVYDYVISNPPYMPLDGKKINLHDNKALSRHEINLNLEELIKNAKRLLKPRGQFFMVHRTYRFAEISTVLEREGFSIKRVRFVYSDHKSSSNLVLIEASKGRKEILEVEKPLYLNN
- the cobT gene encoding nicotinate-nucleotide--dimethylbenzimidazole phosphoribosyltransferase; translated protein: MKLFEETLRSIGGLDKDAVKRAQARLDSRMKPKGSLGKLERIAVQFAGITGKVFNKADRRCHIVASADNGVIEEGVSSCPLEFTEIVSEAMLNEIAAIGILCKSIGVDFKLIDIGIKGGIKRDYPNLHIEKVKNGTANLRNEPAMTREECIEAIETGIRTINNLKDNYDIFSNGEMGIANTTTSSAVLYALTGEDIELIVGRGGGLSDEGLLKKKRVIKEACELHKVMEIDPVDVVAKVGGLDIACMTGMYLGAAAAKKPMLVDGFISGVAALAASKIAPLSRDYMIATHKSEEPGMKVLLDSLELDAMLHMDMRLGEGTGAVLAYPVITGALEIIKKMKKVDEVYELFA
- the radC gene encoding RadC family protein, which codes for MKETIGHRKRLREKYIKGGYDSFLDYEKLELLLTYSIVRKDVKPVAKELLKRFKTLEGVMKAPFDELFKVDGLGEGSVVFLKLISETSKDIFKGSYSKKDVTTISGTRDLLAFLRNDIGFSPIEEFKVIFLDTANNLLCEETLFKGTIDRSGVYPRNIVEKVLKHGAKSVIFAHNHPSGNLNPSKADIDFTDKITKVLNAIEIRVLDHMIITRDSYFSFLEKGLI
- a CDS encoding PSP1 domain-containing protein; protein product: MKKDVDVKNKKINSEETKPSEAKEEHEKKTYKVLGVIFEVTKKRYYFEVTDNTEYKKGDKVVVDTARGRELGAVYAEARELPEKELVLPLKPVIKKASEEELERYNNLRDESEAAYLVCKVKIAEHKLPMKIVASEFTFDKSKLIFYFTAEGRIDFRELVKDLATIFKLRIELRQIGVRDEARILGSIGICGKELCCRTFINKFDSVSIKMARDQGLVINPSKISGACGRLLCCIKYEHSQYADALKSFPAVNQTVGTEDGDGRVVGVNPLNGYLYVDIPTKGMMRKDLVDIKFNKREARKLQNKTSAEERKLKGLEKE